In Fibrobacter sp. UWR2, the following are encoded in one genomic region:
- a CDS encoding ABC transporter permease, protein MIKRLWKVAFAEWKLIYTDPAAVLLLVVAGLIYAFYYPVPYVYQTVSKVPVAVVDLDNTAMSRDLVRMASAAQQIEVKSIYPDMQQAEAAMARDEIYGFMVIPENMEKDIRGKHQVTVNIFTHGAYVMFHGAIGTAFSTCALTVGATNKVKQIALGKKVPSAKAIAMRDPIPISIQTLYNSTGGYANYVVPSVLVVILQQSLIIGICVLGGSRAHRRFRKKFRDSPVENETVAYRYFGRSLAFFVHYCSFILFYHCIVYNIFDFPRRGELLPMVVFSIVFLASVINLGMVVSQIFLRRESSMQLFLYLSIPVLFLANFSWPAYLMPRWMTAISYILPSTFAVPAWLSIEQMGADIYDVAPKLYQLAIQAVVYLILGLLLTRARDKAKIDIGDM, encoded by the coding sequence ATGATCAAGCGCCTCTGGAAAGTCGCCTTTGCCGAATGGAAACTCATATACACGGACCCAGCCGCCGTGCTCTTGCTTGTGGTGGCGGGGCTCATCTATGCGTTCTACTACCCGGTACCGTACGTCTACCAGACGGTATCGAAGGTGCCCGTGGCGGTTGTCGACCTCGACAATACGGCCATGTCCCGCGACCTGGTGCGTATGGCGTCTGCCGCCCAGCAGATCGAGGTAAAGTCCATCTACCCCGACATGCAGCAGGCCGAGGCCGCCATGGCCCGCGACGAGATTTACGGGTTCATGGTCATCCCCGAGAACATGGAGAAGGATATCCGCGGCAAGCACCAGGTGACCGTGAACATCTTTACGCACGGTGCCTACGTGATGTTCCATGGCGCCATCGGAACGGCATTCTCCACCTGCGCCCTGACGGTAGGTGCCACGAACAAGGTGAAGCAGATTGCGCTCGGCAAGAAGGTGCCCTCGGCCAAGGCCATCGCCATGCGTGACCCGATCCCTATCAGCATACAGACCCTGTACAACAGTACCGGCGGCTATGCCAACTATGTGGTACCGAGCGTTCTCGTAGTCATCTTGCAGCAGTCGCTCATCATCGGCATCTGCGTGCTGGGCGGCTCGCGCGCGCACAGGCGATTCCGCAAAAAGTTCCGTGACAGTCCCGTCGAGAACGAGACTGTCGCCTACCGCTATTTCGGACGCTCCCTCGCCTTCTTTGTCCACTACTGCTCATTCATCCTGTTCTATCACTGCATCGTCTACAATATCTTCGATTTCCCGCGCCGCGGAGAACTCCTGCCCATGGTGGTTTTCTCCATCGTATTCCTCGCATCGGTTATCAACCTCGGCATGGTTGTCTCGCAGATCTTCTTGCGTCGCGAATCGAGCATGCAGTTATTCCTATACCTCTCCATCCCGGTGCTGTTCCTTGCAAACTTCAGTTGGCCTGCCTACCTGATGCCGCGCTGGATGACCGCAATTTCGTATATTCTACCTAGTACCTTCGCCGTACCCGCGTGGCTCTCGATAGAGCAGATGGGGGCCGATATCTACGATGTGGCGCCCAAACTCTACCAGCTTGCGATCCAGGCTGTTGTATATTTGATACTTGGACTGTTGCTAACCCGTGCCCGTGACAAGGCGAAGATAGATATAGGAGACATGTAA
- a CDS encoding ABC transporter permease — translation MILNGLLKTIRKIYLSHNIVLWMILVVLPVGVSLFTMGMFSSQIVQHVPIGIVKQDNGQLADRLESKLRSSPVLNIKMICSDMGECEHAVVRGDIQAFLVFPNEMERRALRLEAPVIPVYSSGQNYLTNMFATKEIRSVLAAAGSELFTAQMEDPVKVQIHSVGNLKSNYQGFLVFGLVTAIFHLAAMIVGVYVTSFPLRDHRVTEMIRYAGGSRLTLWVASVFPMNIILWLESLGCYAYCHRILAPLSFEEFVMTAAAQLFMILACSGAGTVFVGVFGVMRMATGAAGIIGSPAFAFAGQTFPVMAMPFAVRCFAFILPLTHVLIIQSTMLLGDVNMATAWNSMKILIGMAVFWNLLGAFLMSMRWKQFTRRETRREEEARKLAEASI, via the coding sequence ATGATATTGAATGGCCTACTAAAAACCATCCGGAAAATCTACCTCAGCCACAATATCGTGCTGTGGATGATTCTCGTGGTCCTGCCTGTCGGCGTATCCCTGTTTACGATGGGGATGTTCTCTTCGCAGATCGTGCAGCACGTTCCCATAGGGATTGTCAAGCAGGACAACGGCCAACTTGCAGACAGGCTTGAATCGAAACTGCGTTCAAGCCCCGTACTCAACATCAAGATGATCTGTTCCGACATGGGCGAATGCGAGCATGCCGTTGTCCGTGGCGACATCCAGGCCTTCCTCGTTTTCCCGAACGAAATGGAACGCCGGGCACTTCGCCTGGAAGCCCCCGTTATTCCCGTGTATTCGAGCGGACAGAACTACCTCACCAACATGTTCGCGACTAAGGAAATCCGCTCCGTGCTCGCGGCCGCGGGGAGCGAACTGTTTACCGCCCAGATGGAAGACCCCGTGAAGGTGCAAATCCATTCGGTAGGGAACCTCAAGAGCAATTACCAGGGATTCCTCGTGTTCGGCCTCGTGACTGCAATTTTCCACCTCGCGGCAATGATTGTCGGGGTGTACGTGACCTCGTTCCCGCTTCGAGACCACCGCGTGACCGAGATGATCCGCTATGCGGGCGGCTCGCGCCTTACCTTGTGGGTGGCTAGCGTGTTCCCGATGAACATTATCCTCTGGCTCGAATCCCTCGGCTGCTACGCCTACTGCCACAGGATTCTCGCACCGCTCTCCTTCGAAGAATTCGTCATGACGGCAGCAGCCCAGCTGTTCATGATTCTCGCATGCTCCGGTGCCGGCACCGTTTTTGTCGGCGTATTCGGAGTGATGCGCATGGCGACCGGCGCTGCAGGCATTATCGGAAGCCCCGCATTTGCATTTGCAGGCCAGACATTCCCCGTGATGGCCATGCCCTTTGCCGTTCGCTGTTTTGCATTTATCCTGCCCCTCACCCACGTTCTCATAATCCAGTCGACCATGCTCCTGGGCGACGTGAACATGGCGACCGCGTGGAACAGCATGAAGATCCTCATCGGAATGGCCGTGTTCTGGAACCTGCTCGGAGCGTTCCTCATGTCGATGCGCTGGAAGCAGTTCACACGTCGTGAAACCAGGCGCGAAGAAGAAGCCAGGAAACTTGCGGAGGCAAGCATATGA
- a CDS encoding HlyD family secretion protein: MNVLKAIGKVIIVLVLIALVVLGIAQLQKFATAPRENFLQGQMEARRVLVAGKVPGRIERLFVHEGDMVTKDSIVAIISSPEIEAKKMQAQGALGAARAQASKARNGARSEDITALKAMADRAQDAATLAKNTYDRVQKLFNEGVLPLQKRDEAETQMKASQSAADAAKAQYNQAVAGARSEDKAAANALVMQAKGATAEVDAYLEETKIRSPISGEVSLKLAEEGEVVGSGMPVIAVTDLDDAWAVFHLREDMLKNVSKGKKFTMHIPALDKDIEMEVSYIASVGDYATWRSSKESGGFDLKTFEVRLRPTTKVENLRPGMSVLLSADSIK; this comes from the coding sequence ATGAACGTCCTGAAAGCTATCGGTAAGGTAATCATTGTCCTGGTGCTTATTGCACTTGTCGTCTTGGGAATCGCCCAATTGCAGAAATTCGCAACCGCCCCGCGCGAGAACTTCTTGCAGGGCCAGATGGAAGCACGGCGCGTGCTCGTGGCCGGGAAGGTCCCCGGCCGCATCGAACGCCTGTTCGTGCACGAGGGCGACATGGTGACAAAGGATTCCATTGTGGCAATCATCTCCAGCCCGGAAATCGAGGCCAAGAAGATGCAAGCCCAGGGCGCCCTCGGTGCCGCACGCGCCCAGGCAAGCAAGGCCCGCAACGGAGCCCGCAGCGAAGACATTACCGCGCTCAAGGCCATGGCCGACCGCGCCCAAGATGCTGCTACCCTCGCGAAAAACACTTACGACCGTGTGCAGAAGCTCTTTAACGAAGGCGTGCTCCCGCTCCAGAAGCGCGACGAGGCCGAAACCCAGATGAAGGCTAGCCAATCCGCTGCCGACGCCGCGAAGGCACAGTACAACCAGGCCGTGGCCGGCGCCCGCAGCGAAGACAAGGCCGCAGCAAACGCTCTCGTAATGCAGGCGAAGGGTGCCACCGCCGAAGTGGATGCCTACCTTGAAGAAACCAAGATCAGGAGCCCCATCAGCGGCGAAGTCTCCCTGAAGCTTGCCGAAGAAGGCGAAGTCGTCGGTTCCGGCATGCCCGTCATCGCGGTGACCGACCTCGACGATGCCTGGGCCGTATTCCACCTGCGCGAAGACATGCTCAAGAATGTATCGAAGGGCAAGAAGTTCACCATGCACATACCCGCGCTCGACAAGGATATCGAGATGGAAGTGAGCTACATCGCCTCCGTGGGCGACTACGCCACCTGGCGCAGCAGCAAGGAAAGCGGCGGATTCGACCTCAAGACATTCGAAGTGCGCCTCCGCCCGACGACAAAGGTCGAGAACCTCCGCCCCGGTATGAGCGTCCTCCTTTCGGCTGACTCCATCAAGTAG
- a CDS encoding TolC family protein: MKKCLLYIVSLGALAMASPLTLQEALDMAKSNNSQIKAERAKVDMAESGKTEARSRFMPKISLSASVTKINDPIIIDLSSLQEPLSDIAGAAAYSKAYLSAYDIAYSTAYDNAVKQTMNAYGLDEATAKSMVDQKADEIRSGVMGSKDVGDLAQKAAGEYGEAASKKIKDTDFGMKVQDDVFFNARVTVVWPIFTGLKIYSAYDAAKENVNARKAEFDMAQNAVLMDVATKYFTLRLAEELTVMRETTMKNLEGHLERSKKLEEGGQISKAERLRAEVALAEAQNAYEDALRDQSLARMALASLLRTDTSITATTPVEAPELIRSMEEFKQLAREKHPGLRQLRTERKRSHDAVSAARADWFPTIALFGYRELYTKDLTILEPEWAVGAKAQWDLPFLGGAESRAKVSSAKAMERSLASKEEQTLDNINLLVEKRWRELEHAKGRLASLGKTRELADEALRSQTRAYEAGLATGLDVVDAELALARLQVGDLKAHFDAVVAWLGLLEASGDVAEAGNMLNAVRPVEKNETETQAEVPADTAAAAQPAADQNAASQDNGEQATSPAEATANVQEPAGTTPAQNAEAPAKEEAAKENTEVKK; encoded by the coding sequence ATGAAAAAGTGCTTACTTTACATTGTTTCGTTGGGCGCTTTGGCAATGGCCTCCCCGCTTACGCTGCAGGAAGCCCTTGACATGGCAAAATCCAACAACTCCCAGATTAAGGCAGAAAGGGCGAAAGTGGACATGGCCGAAAGCGGCAAGACCGAAGCCCGTTCCCGTTTCATGCCGAAAATATCCCTTTCTGCCAGCGTAACCAAGATTAATGACCCCATTATTATTGACCTGAGCAGCCTGCAGGAACCCCTTAGCGATATCGCGGGGGCAGCGGCCTATTCCAAGGCCTACCTTTCCGCATACGACATTGCGTACTCCACAGCCTACGATAACGCCGTGAAGCAGACCATGAACGCCTATGGCCTTGACGAGGCGACAGCCAAGAGCATGGTCGACCAGAAGGCCGACGAAATCAGGAGCGGCGTCATGGGCAGCAAGGATGTCGGGGACCTCGCCCAGAAAGCCGCAGGCGAATACGGGGAAGCCGCATCCAAGAAAATCAAGGACACCGATTTCGGCATGAAGGTGCAGGACGACGTGTTCTTCAACGCGCGCGTGACCGTGGTCTGGCCCATCTTTACCGGCCTCAAGATCTATTCGGCATACGATGCCGCCAAGGAGAACGTGAACGCCCGCAAGGCTGAATTCGACATGGCGCAGAACGCCGTGCTGATGGATGTCGCGACCAAGTACTTCACGCTCCGCCTGGCCGAAGAACTCACCGTGATGCGCGAAACGACAATGAAGAACCTGGAAGGGCACCTGGAACGTTCCAAGAAGCTCGAAGAGGGCGGCCAGATCAGCAAGGCAGAACGCCTCCGCGCCGAAGTGGCCCTCGCCGAGGCTCAAAACGCCTACGAAGACGCCCTTCGCGACCAGTCGCTTGCCCGCATGGCTCTCGCAAGCCTACTCCGTACGGACACAAGCATTACGGCGACAACTCCCGTCGAGGCTCCCGAACTGATCCGTTCGATGGAAGAATTCAAGCAGCTCGCCCGCGAAAAGCACCCAGGACTGCGCCAGCTGCGCACGGAACGTAAGCGCAGCCACGACGCTGTAAGCGCCGCTCGCGCCGACTGGTTCCCGACTATCGCGCTGTTCGGCTACCGCGAACTCTACACGAAAGATTTAACTATCCTTGAGCCCGAATGGGCCGTCGGCGCGAAAGCGCAGTGGGACCTTCCCTTCCTAGGCGGTGCGGAATCCCGAGCGAAGGTGAGTTCCGCAAAGGCCATGGAACGATCGCTCGCCAGCAAGGAAGAACAGACTCTCGACAACATCAACCTGCTCGTCGAAAAGCGCTGGCGCGAACTCGAACATGCGAAAGGCCGCCTCGCAAGCCTCGGAAAGACGCGTGAACTCGCCGACGAGGCGCTCCGCAGCCAGACCCGCGCCTACGAAGCGGGACTTGCCACCGGCCTCGACGTGGTGGATGCGGAACTTGCCCTCGCCCGCCTGCAGGTCGGCGACCTCAAGGCGCATTTCGATGCTGTCGTCGCATGGCTCGGGCTCCTCGAAGCCTCGGGTGACGTAGCAGAAGCCGGCAACATGCTGAATGCGGTACGCCCGGTCGAAAAGAACGAAACTGAGACACAGGCCGAAGTTCCTGCCGATACGGCTGCAGCGGCACAGCCTGCAGCCGACCAGAATGCGGCAAGCCAGGACAACGGCGAACAGGCCACTAGCCCAGCGGAAGCAACAGCCAACGTGCAGGAACCTGCCGGAACGACTCCGGCCCAGAATGCTGAAGCACCTGCAAAAGAAGAAGCGGCAAAAGAAAATACGGAGGTCAAGAAATGA
- a CDS encoding lamin tail domain-containing protein, whose product MNMKKWLLAGSCIAMLGAFSACSDDPTSADPDSSSSGTSAGIPGSSGGVPGSSGDNPGSSSSVVKSSSSIADNAEPQMACSEIMYHAKDSKLEWIEIYIAGGMDMDNMQNFFLHLSGAVDYTFPAEPLKKGEYVVVTNDLAAFAAAYPTFSGRVFGPWDNASTVKLFNEGDVVNVKVQGEGDVSCAFSNEPPWPSLADGNGRSLVYKGGNAAQPNSWAASQVDGGTPGVGGDQWVAPTNVRINEIKPYKAGEESWIEVYNAGDQAVDLTGWTLEVKRRGQTLTIKSGTVPAKDYLVLDATTAFDAELIVAPDGGEFYLRGPQEGDESSIWVSATNSTSGVVDLSDGSTAQGPLATATPGAKNSALLVGSLYINEIHYHPATSNTNVPFEFMEIVNSSDADITLYSSSVNKGWKVEGINLEFSSTKIPAKGLMLLIPEVLEDVDMQDLGITNWNADFVRTTYSIPAEVQIVTYKGKLSNRGETIAVKEPFSKEQDPQDASITKYFYIWHDATLYSDNWDGLAEADGYGYSLHRVDTSTMGYEAKAWKVDVPTPGKL is encoded by the coding sequence ATGAACATGAAGAAGTGGCTTTTGGCCGGATCCTGCATCGCAATGCTCGGTGCATTTTCGGCTTGCTCCGACGATCCCACCTCTGCCGACCCCGATAGTTCCTCGTCTGGAACGAGCGCAGGGATTCCCGGCAGCAGCGGAGGCGTTCCCGGAAGCAGCGGAGACAACCCCGGAAGCAGTTCTTCCGTGGTAAAGTCCAGTTCCTCTATCGCGGACAATGCCGAGCCGCAGATGGCCTGTTCCGAAATCATGTACCATGCAAAGGATTCCAAGCTCGAATGGATCGAGATCTACATTGCGGGCGGCATGGACATGGACAACATGCAGAACTTTTTCCTTCACCTGAGTGGCGCCGTCGATTACACGTTCCCGGCAGAGCCCCTCAAGAAGGGTGAATATGTCGTGGTCACGAACGACCTCGCCGCATTTGCCGCTGCCTACCCGACGTTTAGCGGGAGGGTCTTTGGCCCGTGGGACAACGCCTCTACGGTCAAGCTCTTCAACGAAGGTGACGTGGTCAACGTGAAGGTCCAGGGCGAAGGTGACGTGAGCTGCGCCTTCAGTAACGAACCTCCCTGGCCGAGCCTTGCCGATGGCAACGGCCGTTCCCTCGTGTACAAGGGCGGCAATGCTGCCCAGCCCAACTCCTGGGCGGCTAGCCAGGTTGACGGCGGAACCCCGGGCGTAGGCGGAGACCAGTGGGTCGCCCCGACAAACGTACGCATCAACGAAATCAAGCCGTACAAGGCCGGCGAGGAATCCTGGATTGAAGTCTACAACGCGGGCGACCAGGCCGTAGATCTCACAGGCTGGACTCTCGAAGTCAAGCGTCGCGGCCAGACTCTCACTATTAAGTCGGGCACTGTCCCTGCAAAGGACTACCTCGTTCTAGATGCCACAACAGCTTTTGATGCCGAATTGATTGTCGCCCCCGATGGCGGTGAATTCTACCTGCGTGGCCCGCAGGAAGGCGATGAATCAAGCATCTGGGTGTCGGCAACCAACTCGACGAGCGGTGTTGTCGACCTGAGTGACGGATCTACCGCCCAGGGCCCGCTTGCCACGGCAACCCCCGGTGCAAAGAATTCCGCCCTTTTGGTTGGCTCTCTCTATATCAACGAAATCCATTACCATCCGGCAACATCCAACACCAATGTTCCGTTCGAATTTATGGAAATCGTGAACAGCTCTGATGCAGACATCACCCTCTACAGTTCCTCCGTGAACAAGGGATGGAAGGTCGAAGGCATCAACCTGGAATTCTCCAGTACCAAAATTCCCGCAAAGGGCCTGATGCTCCTAATTCCTGAGGTCCTCGAAGACGTAGACATGCAAGATTTGGGCATCACCAACTGGAACGCCGATTTCGTCCGTACCACCTATTCGATTCCGGCCGAAGTACAAATCGTGACCTACAAGGGCAAACTCTCTAACCGCGGCGAAACGATTGCGGTGAAAGAACCCTTCTCCAAGGAGCAGGATCCCCAGGATGCCTCGATTACCAAGTACTTCTATATCTGGCACGATGCAACGCTCTATTCAGACAACTGGGATGGCCTTGCCGAAGCAGACGGCTATGGCTACAGCCTGCATCGCGTAGACACATCCACCATGGGCTACGAGGCCAAGGCCTGGAAGGTCGATGTTCCGACTCCGGGCAAGCTCTAA
- a CDS encoding polyphosphate polymerase domain-containing protein: MAEARGFSLLERFELKYHIPVAWADRIGAFLAPYCEEDYYSKITPGGFYWITNLYLDSPKWTFLGWKKKQLLDRFNMRIRTYGEHPAQDGTFHFEVKRKIRSICYKSRATIKGINPGEVWNMKPEEWPCKGEKDRMYLKDFLYKTELHGAHPRLLTQYKRRAWFGLREEYSRVTIDTGMRFREENGFDYTVDPHYMHSTGLPRFFQPGMDAVLELKCPCSQVPYWMFDLIRFLNLKHAAFSKFGNAAAEWKRVYENPRRFKSPYWTKLAGNF, translated from the coding sequence ATGGCAGAAGCCCGCGGTTTTAGCCTCCTCGAACGTTTCGAGCTCAAGTACCATATCCCCGTCGCATGGGCGGACCGGATTGGTGCCTTCCTTGCTCCGTACTGTGAAGAGGACTATTATTCCAAGATTACACCGGGCGGATTCTACTGGATTACGAACCTTTACCTGGATTCCCCGAAGTGGACGTTCCTCGGCTGGAAAAAGAAGCAGTTGCTGGACCGATTCAACATGCGCATCCGCACCTACGGTGAACACCCCGCACAGGACGGCACGTTCCATTTCGAGGTCAAGCGCAAGATCCGCAGCATCTGCTACAAGAGCCGCGCCACCATCAAGGGAATCAATCCCGGCGAAGTCTGGAACATGAAACCCGAGGAATGGCCCTGCAAGGGCGAAAAGGACCGCATGTACCTCAAGGATTTCCTGTACAAGACGGAACTCCACGGGGCACATCCACGCCTTTTGACGCAGTACAAGCGCCGCGCCTGGTTCGGACTCCGCGAAGAATATTCCCGCGTCACCATCGATACGGGCATGCGCTTCCGCGAAGAGAACGGATTCGACTATACGGTGGACCCGCACTACATGCATTCGACCGGCCTCCCCCGCTTTTTCCAGCCGGGAATGGACGCCGTGCTCGAATTAAAGTGTCCTTGCTCACAGGTTCCCTACTGGATGTTCGACCTGATAAGATTTTTGAACCTCAAGCACGCCGCATTTTCTAAATTCGGTAATGCGGCTGCCGAGTGGAAGCGTGTTTACGAGAACCCCCGCCGGTTTAAGAGTCCCTACTGGACAAAACTGGCTGGCAACTTCTAG
- a CDS encoding HlyD family secretion protein: MNKIEDFLDTFWNTHKNNAGVAYVYTHKLSIAWALCLIMAIVLGFMYQGKAAMFRGIAEASETIISVPSATEIVKVHVVPGQEVQVGDTIVEINRPDLNLRISELTRELDALEGRSNLSSAEIDQKVAEVKANLETRRLALSAEIRNLETEYQNNKAISAKLKSLSNSKSGSDGNDAMAMRIKSLKNELALATKSANEQIALLRGSGRLQKTSGKSEAENLKKELEELQKQQEELIQIAKENWVVGDVNVRDGEKVSSFAPIVTLTHKSPTLVRGYINEQIYQNMNVGEAVKVTTLAGTGKAVVGEVVGLSSRIVPFPTRMWKMPEMPVYGREVTIKIPEENPFLLGEMVTITETSVKKLKKDGKN, translated from the coding sequence ATGAACAAGATTGAAGATTTTCTCGATACATTCTGGAACACCCACAAGAACAACGCTGGCGTAGCATACGTCTACACTCACAAGCTCTCCATCGCATGGGCTCTGTGCCTTATCATGGCAATTGTGCTCGGCTTCATGTACCAGGGAAAGGCCGCCATGTTCCGCGGCATCGCCGAAGCTAGCGAAACCATCATCAGCGTGCCCTCCGCAACAGAAATCGTGAAGGTGCACGTAGTTCCCGGCCAGGAAGTCCAGGTGGGCGACACGATTGTCGAAATCAACCGCCCCGACCTGAACCTCCGCATCTCGGAACTGACCCGCGAACTTGACGCCCTCGAAGGCCGCAGCAACCTGAGTTCCGCCGAAATCGACCAGAAGGTGGCCGAAGTCAAGGCGAACCTCGAGACCCGCCGCCTGGCCCTCTCCGCCGAAATCCGCAACCTCGAGACGGAATACCAGAACAACAAGGCCATTTCCGCTAAGCTCAAGAGCCTCTCGAACTCGAAGTCCGGCAGTGACGGCAACGACGCGATGGCCATGCGCATCAAGAGCCTCAAGAACGAACTTGCACTTGCAACCAAGAGCGCGAACGAACAGATTGCACTCCTCCGCGGTAGCGGCAGGCTCCAGAAGACCAGCGGCAAGAGCGAAGCCGAGAACCTGAAGAAGGAACTCGAGGAACTCCAGAAGCAGCAGGAAGAACTCATCCAGATCGCGAAGGAAAACTGGGTCGTGGGTGACGTGAACGTTCGCGACGGCGAGAAGGTTTCGAGCTTCGCCCCGATCGTGACCCTCACGCACAAGAGCCCGACCCTGGTGCGCGGTTACATCAACGAACAGATTTACCAGAACATGAACGTGGGCGAAGCCGTGAAGGTGACCACGCTCGCCGGCACGGGTAAGGCCGTGGTGGGCGAAGTTGTCGGCCTCTCGAGCCGCATCGTTCCCTTCCCGACACGTATGTGGAAGATGCCCGAAATGCCTGTCTATGGCCGCGAAGTGACCATCAAGATTCCTGAAGAGAATCCGTTCCTGCTGGGCGAGATGGTGACCATCACCGAGACAAGCGTAAAGAAACTCAAGAAAGACGGTAAAAACTAA
- a CDS encoding DUF4956 domain-containing protein, whose translation MLDLLAVQSSTTNATIITLIYTLTLAFILSSMIGWTYEKTFLGLSYSRNFVQGIVLSSVAAAMIMQAIGDNVGRGLGMMGALSVVRFRTSFKDPRDIMFIFAALGAGIGCGVYAWGAAAGGTVAFCCVAFLLSRTGLGTKHFFDGMLRFALPNEGPVRAQVEQIMKTSLKTFILITMREVDGGARLDVAYQIRLRATKPAAEILNELSKLDGISDVQFMMQDATTEM comes from the coding sequence ATGCTCGACCTTCTTGCGGTCCAATCCAGTACGACCAATGCTACGATCATTACCCTGATCTACACGCTTACATTGGCCTTTATCCTCTCTTCCATGATCGGGTGGACATACGAAAAAACGTTCCTCGGCCTTTCCTACTCCCGCAACTTCGTCCAGGGCATCGTCTTGAGCTCGGTCGCGGCGGCAATGATTATGCAGGCCATCGGCGATAACGTCGGCCGCGGCCTCGGTATGATGGGTGCCCTCTCGGTCGTCCGCTTCCGTACGAGCTTCAAGGATCCACGAGATATCATGTTCATATTCGCTGCGCTAGGCGCAGGTATCGGTTGCGGCGTGTACGCCTGGGGTGCTGCCGCCGGTGGTACGGTCGCTTTCTGCTGCGTGGCATTCCTCCTCTCCCGCACAGGGCTTGGCACCAAGCACTTCTTTGACGGCATGCTCCGCTTCGCCCTCCCCAACGAAGGCCCGGTCCGCGCCCAGGTCGAACAGATCATGAAGACGAGTCTCAAGACGTTCATCCTGATTACCATGCGCGAAGTCGATGGCGGAGCCCGCCTCGACGTGGCCTACCAGATTAGGCTCCGTGCCACAAAGCCCGCCGCAGAAATCCTGAACGAGCTTTCAAAACTTGATGGCATCTCGGACGTGCAGTTCATGATGCAGGATGCCACGACGGAAATGTAG
- a CDS encoding porin family protein, with translation MNLSKAFATGAIAATCALAQENVQAADQGNTQPVAQSASKAVNADKIGFGLHGDFEYGFLYGLEQDWNGGDETDAPSGIGLDVGVRGRIPMTNFLQFNPEVNFHYISLTQSDEGTKSRFTQMDIEVPLAVRAFVIDIFYVSAGIQANLNIYSDASLETEDAVDVENEIFVDMDDLLEIDVENSAFTLGLVFGVGVNIMDRLTFDARLVLGVTDAYVESDDAESSWLVLDGSKLMSFKFGVGFWIL, from the coding sequence ATGAACCTTTCTAAAGCATTTGCCACTGGAGCGATTGCCGCTACGTGCGCGCTTGCCCAGGAGAATGTTCAGGCTGCTGACCAGGGTAACACACAGCCGGTTGCACAGAGCGCAAGCAAGGCTGTGAATGCCGACAAGATCGGCTTCGGGCTACATGGCGATTTCGAGTACGGCTTCCTTTACGGTCTCGAACAGGACTGGAACGGTGGCGACGAGACCGACGCTCCTTCGGGAATCGGTCTTGACGTGGGTGTGCGCGGTCGCATCCCCATGACGAACTTCTTGCAGTTCAACCCCGAGGTGAACTTTCACTACATTAGCCTTACACAGTCGGACGAAGGGACAAAGAGCAGGTTCACGCAGATGGACATCGAGGTTCCCCTTGCCGTACGCGCATTCGTTATCGACATCTTCTATGTCTCGGCAGGCATTCAGGCAAACCTGAACATCTATTCCGATGCCTCGCTGGAAACGGAAGACGCTGTCGATGTCGAGAATGAAATCTTTGTCGACATGGATGACCTGCTTGAAATCGATGTGGAAAATTCCGCCTTCACTCTCGGGCTCGTGTTCGGCGTGGGCGTCAACATCATGGACCGCCTCACGTTCGATGCCCGCCTTGTTCTTGGCGTGACGGATGCCTACGTTGAAAGCGACGATGCCGAAAGTTCCTGGCTGGTACTTGACGGCTCGAAACTGATGAGCTTCAAGTTCGGTGTCGGATTCTGGATCCTGTAG